AGCCCAGACTCACCTGGCCATCTTCACAGAATACGGTGACAGCCTGGACTCATCTGACCATGGACATCTTTACAGAATCCGGTAACAGCCCGGACTCACCTGGCCATGGACATCTTTACAGAATCCAGTGACAGCCTGGACTCATCTGGCCATCTTTACTGAACCTAGTGACAGCCTGGACTCACCTGGCCATCTTTACAGAACCCGGACTCACCTGGCCATCTTTACAGAACCCGGTGACAGCCCTGACTAACCTGGCCATCTTTACAGAACCCGGTGACAGCCCGGACTCACCTGGCCATCTTTACAGAACCCAGTGACAGCCCGGACTCACCTGACCATGGACATCTTTACAGAATCCGGTGACAGCCCGGACTCACCTGGCCATGGACATCTTTACAGAACCCAGTGACAGCCCGGACTCACCTGGCCATGGACATCTTTACAAAACCCAGTGACAGCCCGGACTAACCTGGCCATCTTTACAGAACCCGGTGACAGCCCGGACTCATCTGGCCATCTTTACAGAACCCGGTGACAGCCCGGACTCATCTGGCCATCTTTACAGAACCCGGTGACAGCCCGGACTCACCTGGCCACGGACATCTTTACAGAATCCGGTGACAGCCCGGACTCACCTGGCCATGGACATCTTTACAGAACCCAGTGACAGCCCGGACTCACCTGGCCATGGACATCTTTACAAAACCCAGTGACAGCCCGGACTAACCTGGCCATCTTTACAGAACCCGGTGACAGCCCGGACTCATCTGGCCATCTTTACAGAACCCGGTGACAGCCCGGACTCATCTGGCCATCTTTACAGAACCCGGTGACAGCCCGGACTCATCTGGCCATCTTTACAGAACCCGGTGACAGCCCGGACTCATCTGGCCATCTTTACAGAACCCGGTGACAGCCCGGACTCACCTGGCCACGGACATCTTTACAGAGCCCAGTGACAGCCCGGACTCACCTGACCATGTACATTTTTACAGAACCACCTGGCCAGGCACATCTTTAGAACCCAGTGACAGCCCGGACTCCCCTGGCCATCTTTACAGAACCCGGTTACAGCCCGGACTCACCTGGCCATGGACATTTTTACAGAACCCGGTGACAGTCCGGACTCACCTGCCCATGGACATCTTTACAGAACCCAGTGACAGCCCGGACTCACCTGACCGTGGACATTTTTACAGAACCACCTGGCAAGGCACATCTTTAGAACGCAGTGACAGCCCGGACTCACCTGGTCAGGGACATTTTTACAGAACCCGGTGACAGCCCGGACTCACCTGGCCATGGACATCTTTACAGAATCCGGTGACAGCCCGGACTCACCTGGCCATCTTTACCGAACCCAGTGACAGCCCAGACTCACCTGACCATGGACATCTTTACAGAATCCGGTCATAGCCCAGACTCACCTGGCCATGGCCATCTTTACAGAACCTGGTTACAGCCCGGACTCACCTGGCCATCTTTACAGAACCCAGTGACAGCCCGGACTCACCTGGCCATGGACATCTTTACAGAACCCAGTGACAGCCCGGACTCACCTGGCCATCTTTACAGAACCCAGTGACAGCCCGGACTAACCTGGCCATCTTTACAGAACCCAGTGACAGCCCGGACTAACCTGGCCATCTTTACAGAACCCGGTGACAGCCCGGACTCACCTGGCCATGGACATTTTTACAGAACCACCTGGCCAGGCACATTTTTAGAACCCAGTGACAGCCCGGACTCACCTGGCCATCTTTACAGAACCCAGTGACAGCCCAGACTAACCTGGCCATCTTTACAGAACCCGGTTACAGCCCGGACTCACCTGGCCATCTTTACAGAACCCAGTGACAGCCCGGACTCACCTGACCATGGACATTTTTACAGAACCCGGTGACAGCCCGGACTCACCTGGCCATGGACACTTTTTACAGAACCCGGTGACAGCCCGGACTCACCTGGCCATGCACATCTTTACAGAACCCGGTTGTGAGACCCTCTGTGTGTAGGACAAGGCTGCTCTGATGCCATAAAGACTTCGTCACCAATTCATTCTCCTCATCCTCACACTCGCTGTGATTGTGGACCAGACACAGCACATTTCCCTGAAACACAGAGTATGTAGATATTACATAGTGATGGAGTAAATTAAATGACAGCTAGAACCTTACAGTTCATATAATGAGTGATGCACATTAAAAGGGACACAATCAGTCCGTCTCCTCCAGTTTACATTTAGAAATCCACTAGTTACACCTCGTGGCTGTTAAATCGCCTCACGTGCTATAAACTGTAGTTCACAGTGGAAGTGTGTGCGTCTCACAGAgggaaatttttttaaaaaatatttctgtaTGCGGTGAATTGTTGGCGAATCATGTGAATGCTCTGTATTGACCCAGTTCTTCTCCATAAGAAGCAGCTGATTAGACACAAGCCAACTGTAATAATTTCACAGGAGGCAATCAGAGCAGCAAGAGTCTATCCTGGCATTAAATAAATGATAATTTTGTGACACTGTTGGAGATATATAATTGGAATTTTACTGTGAAAGCCGTAATATTAGTACAGCTGCCCCTTGTTCCAATGCTGTCATTGCTGAAGGGTCCTGTTATAACACTCACCCTCCGTTGCTACCCTCTCGCAAATGCAATTGACCCTTCTTGGGAACATTAGAAGCAGAGAGTCTTCTGGGGGAGGGTTCTCCTGCTCTGCCTGTCACTCATACTTCTGCTGTGGGCATAAATGATTATGTCCGCAGTATACAGGTGTAAGGCAGTGGAATGATTGACAGTTGTGGAAGGGCCAAGACTCCAAAGTGCATTACattaaaatctaaaaatgtgCTAGCATTTCTGTATAGATGGAATGTAATGATCTTTAATTTacaccatgacaggtacattttaattaataaacattGATCTGTAGCACCACACCACAGCCATTATCACTAACTGTGTCCTAACCACAAACTCTTTATCTtgagatcacagtgaaatactttaTCAGTAGAACACAAATACTTGAAATACAACATGATATATCTTGGCTTCTTGTATTACCTTGTATTTAGAGCACACACTGGCTCTACAGTATTGCATGAAGTCCAAGACTTGCACAGCTGTCACCCCCAAACTGAGCAGCACACTAACATCATCGATAATCAGCACTGGACATTTCCAGGATTCATCTGATGAGGGCGCCAATGAAGCACAAACAAAGTCATACAGTGGCTTGAGGTCCGATCCTGCCCTGGAAAGAGCATTGATGACTTTGAAAAGACCAATATTATACAGTGGAACGGTCAACATCACTTAACAGTAATGAGCACAAAGCCAAGGCACATGGTCGATAAAAGCCATATACACCATCTGTTTAATTCTCAGAATCCAAGCCTGCATCTTGTGTACACATCAGCTATGGCTGCAACACATACACCTAATGCTGAGCTGTGGTTATTTATATAAGGATCTCAAACAGCCCTATTAGTGGCTTCTAGAAATCACACTCTagggcagtggtttccaaaccagtccaagGCACGCCTACCaggccaggatttagggattactcagTTGGGTCTAATGAAGGGAAAAAAGGAGGGgaagggaaaaaaaggaggggaaggaaagaaggaaggaagggaaggaggggaaggaggggaaggaggggaaggaagggaaggaagggaagggagggaaggaggggaagaaaggaaggaagggaaggaggggaaggaggggaaggaggggaaggaagggaaggaagggaagggagggaaggaggggaagaaaggaaggaagggaaggaaggaggggaaggaaggaaggaggggaaggaaggaaggaggggaaggaagggaaggaggggaaggaaggaatggagagagagagggaaaggaggggaaaggaagaaaaaaagaaagaaagaaagaaagaaaaaacaccttgacacacctgggtaatccctCAATCAAGGCGTGCCTtcgactggtttggaaaccactgcttaaggggttaatgaacctACCAATACTCATGAAGCCTGGTTAATATGTTAATGTACACAGTCAGTTTCAGGATTTGAGGGATGTAACTTACCGCAGGAAGCGCAGGGGGTTTGCCTGTTCAGTCTCCTGTTTCCCAAAGAGTAGGTCTGTGTAGGATCGCAGACCTTCCAGGAATATCAGCTGCCCATCATCCTTGGCAGACACAAGGTTCACCCCCTGTCCAGGTAGGAACACATTCAAAATGAACTCTAGGTAAAAACCTTGCAATCATATACAAGACAAGTGTGGTCCCGGACATGGGGTGTCTGGAACAGTCAGGTGTAAGTGGGTACCCGACCCAAATGTTAGCTTAGAATGAGACCGTTGCCTCACTCCAAAGGCGGGTAAAGAGCaggttaaggatttttttttagatttacctGTTTCTTTCTTATGTTTTCCACACCCACTCTAGAGGACACCGAGCTCACCAATCAGTGCCCTGTCCCTAGGAAtactggaaaagtgcattgggcatgcctgacagatttacacatgtgcaacTAGATCTCTTCACCTTATAACATCTTGAAAGAGGGAGTCAGGCTTCTCTGCTTATTACAGTTTTCcttgctttatttttgtttgtatatttattttaaagtgtttacCTGCTGGTTTAAAATTGAAATGGTCAAATGATACATGTCCCTTTAACACGCAATTTTGTTATACAGTAAGATGGAGTCCTGCAAGTCTTTACTTTCATAGCCCTCTCTGAAACCTTCCTTTCTCATCTATACGTCACGTTGTAATCTGTGCAACACTATTGTAATCTGTGCaacactattaaagggacacaagtcaccagaacaactacagctttttagagacaaagtatactcaccaggacaactatAAAGACTTTTTGCAGtgaacagtcttttcagagaaaaggcagtgtttacattgctcccaagGTATACctccagtgacagtcactcagatggccactagaggtgcttcctcggtGACATTCAGCGTCTCAACGCTCTGCATTCAGGCAATGTActttcccaatagagatgcattgattcaatgcatctctataaggagatgctgattggccagtgtggTGATGGGCTCCGCCCCCGCCTCCTTTGCCGAGATCATCAGAATGgacagaaagcattggattggctgagatagtcaattctgatgatctcagcaaaggagacaGGACGGGAGCATAGCCTGTGCAGGTTTTTCTTCTATTTAAAGGAATGCAGCCATCTAAATagtattaacactatagggtcagtaatacatgtttagGTTCCTGACCTTATTTTGTTCCTTTAATCACTAACAGGGTCATTCATTAAAGTAAGAACTGCCAGgaattccaatttggctattttggttttaaatttgaaattcactttgaatgaatTTTGTATTCCTGATATCGCCGTACCAGGAAAATGTTGGGAATTCACCAGGGAATTTCAAACATTGGAGTCAAATGTCCAAATATGAAATATTGTTTAAAGTAACGTTGCCAAGTGTAAAGGTGTGTACTCTGTGGgtatttgttgtgtttttgtaaAACAATGAGTAATGAGCAAAGTTAGGAAGTTACCAGCTTCTGAGCAATGACGTTGTAGTGACTGAACGATTGCACGAGGCCCAGAAAACACACCTTACAGCCAGCTGGGGAGAGGAATAAAATAATTAGAATAACCAACCATTACCCACCACGCATGTGGGAAAAATGTAGTGCAGAATAAATTATGGAACCATCAGAATCTGCAGCAATGTTTATCTCCATTGATCTAAGAACTTACAATAATACCTCACCTTTCACATAGTAAGACAGgaaatgatgcacaagaaagctcccatcactctcacagtCACGGATCAATATCAGTTTTCCCTGAAAGAAATGGTATACAGAGATTAACAATAATTATTCTCAGAATTCTAGCCATCTTCTCTATTTGTTTAGAGTGCTAGTGGCAGCACTACATGTGGGCAGGGgaaggttatattatattatattatattatattatatggagAGTGTCAAGGCAAGTGTACATAATTCATTATTGCACCATGGAATATTgttctttaatgtaatttgtgtagtgcatagatgACCTGcctgcctggtagaggtggtattgtcaatgtAAAAATGGGTTAATTTGATTGCATGGGAGGTCAAAAAGTTTATAGCCTTAAGTCCTCTTTGAAGCTCGGAGCCCtccagaggtcagatgacagaagcgGTAATGTAAATGGCATGGGTATGCGAAAAGGGGCAGATAGCTTACTATATGGAtggatcctttgattaatcaaaggctctgtaaggtgtaagaagtcacacataagtggcctggaagtctactttgatatgttaatcaacattagctttcaagaaaagagaaaaaaacaagccTGGTGTTCCAGTATcacatccaaaagaaaaaaaacatttacccacagaataataattaagcctcattattgttatatttggaatgtgaccagcgccatcttctaaacaagcccaaatatgattggcataacttaaccatagggaaagggattgtgatgtccgctatattgggtcacaagtaagataTGTGACATATCTATGAAATGGAGAAATGgcaacaaattcatagaggcaattatttcttctgtggcaagtacataagaggagatagaaccaaatgtttcaatttggattgatgttggtctggaacacaaaggGGGTGGTTACTTATTGTCTCTATAgatacgccttaactccacctctgagCAACgtgtggtaatccacagggtatatctctaatgagactgaAGTGTGCAATgtactattaagggttaataagttaaggggtgtatataaaaaatacccctttctgtctcattagagatatctttgccagaagctcaaggaagcaggctgaagggtcagtgttaggacccgcttaggggggtctgccttgacgttggcaggcaggcatccctccaatggccattggagcaactaaatgacctccatttgtctaaatatacatagggattaaggagaaagcgcaagtaacattttcttttcttgtgCATTGTACTTGCCTgaggggccagaatctaattctaagtgagtcaccatcttgaCCATCATATATGGTGGAGGTATTATATATTACATGGGGAGGGTGTTATATTATATGGGagaggtataatatatatatattattatatgggggaggtattatatattaatatatgggggtggtataaaatatatattattatatgggggaggtattatatatacattattatatgggggaggtattatatagggttggtataaTATAGATATTATTATATGGGGTTGGTATAATATAGATATTATTTGGGGttggtataatatatatatatatatataaaataattatatgggggaggtattatatattatatggggAGGTATAATATAGATATTATATGGGGGtggtataatataaatataaaaaattatatggggaggtataaaataaatatatatatatatatattggggagGATGTTTTATTATATGGGggaggtattatatatatatatattatattgggaAGGATGTTGTACTATATTtgggaggtatatatatatatatatcttgagaaAAGTCCCTGGAGGACTGAAAAGTTGACACCATTTACTGGAAATTTGATGCTTTGAATAAACAGCACAATTTGAAATAATTCTGAGTCCAGTGAGTGCACTTCAAACAAGGATTTATATATTTGGAGGTCGAAGTTTGCGCctgggccagtggcgtacacacaacccatggggccccggtgcgaaaactgatctgtggccaaccccccccccccccccccccccgcttactctgcgcgggcttgggccgcaacacatggcgggcgggcacctggtcgcagggctgcgacccgtgcgaccgcggtatgtacgccagtgcatgcataaacacatacacttaaaggaccactacagacacccagatcaaatcagctcaatgaagtggtctgggtgccaggtctctctagttttaaccctgcagctgaaaacagcagtttcagagaaactgctatgtttcactgagggttaatccatctctagtggctgtctcattgacagccgctagaggattttctgcgattctcactgtgaaaatcacagtgagaagacgctgaaggtccataggaaagcattgagtaatgctttcctatatgggcggtttgaatgcgcgcgtggctcttgccacgcatgtgcattcggagctgagaggcggatcgggacggagagatccccagcgccaagggagcccggcgctggagaaaggtaagtgctttagacacacacacacacacactctcatgaacagacgcacacatttactgacagacacacactcagtgacagacgcacacaaacatactcagacacacacactaacacactctaaaactaacacactcactaacactaacacactcactaacactaacacactcactaacactaacacactcactaacactaacacactcactaacactaacacactcactaacactaacacactcactaacactaacacactcactaacactaacacactcactaacactaacacactcactaacactaacacactcactaacactaacacactcactaacactaacacactcactaacactaacacactcactcacacactcactcacacactcactcacacactcactcacacactcactcacacactcactcacacactcactcacacactcactcacacactcactcacacactcactcacacactcactcacacactcactcacacactcactcacacactcactcactcacacactcactcacacacacacactcactcacacactcactcacacactcactcacacactcacacactcacacacacacactcactcacacactcacacactcacacactcactcacacactcactcacacactcactcacacactcactcacacactcactcacacactcactcacactaacacactcactcactaacactaacacactcactaacacactcactaacactaacacactcactaacactaacacactcactaacactaacacactcactaacactaacacactcactaacactaacacactctctaacactaacacacactcactaacacacacactcactaacacacacactcactaacacacacactcactaacacacacactcactaacacacacactcactaacacacacactcactaacacacacactcactaacacacacactcactaacacacacactcactaacacactcactcactaacacactcactcactaacacacacactaacacactcactaacactaacacactcactaacactaacacactcactaacactaacacactcactaacacacacactcactaacacacacactcactaacacacacactcactaacacacacactcactaacacacacactcactaacacacacactcactaacacacacactcactaacacacacactcactaacacacacactcactaacacacacactcactaacacacacactcactaacacacacactcactaacaataacacacacactcaaacgtttttttttttaatccccccagcctccttacctgtgggagagctggggggattccctggggtccagtggtgttgctggccctgctgtcacccggctggcgggcgcgcgagggagcactgtcccctgggtgctccctcttcagctccctcgcgtgccgcgtactgataccggagccg
The nucleotide sequence above comes from Pelobates fuscus isolate aPelFus1 chromosome 4, aPelFus1.pri, whole genome shotgun sequence. Encoded proteins:
- the ELP6 gene encoding elongator complex protein 6, which produces MFTELNSLLGASTESLERGKLILIRDCESDGSFLVHHFLSYYVKAGCKVCFLGLVQSFSHYNVIAQKLGVNLVSAKDDGQLIFLEGLRSYTDLLFGKQETEQANPLRFLRAGSDLKPLYDFVCASLAPSSDESWKCPVLIIDDVSVLLSLGVTAVQVLDFMQYCRASVCSKYKGNVLCLVHNHSECEDEENELVTKSLWHQSSLVLHTEGLTTGFCKDVHGQLTLTWRVPTGRKGEKEKSEVYQYKIHDKNVTFFARGLSAAVL